In Cyanobacteria bacterium QS_8_64_29, a single genomic region encodes these proteins:
- the urtE gene encoding urea ABC transporter ATP-binding subunit UrtE, producing MLQLSNLNAYYGQSHILRDIDLSVAGGQMVCLIGRNGVGKTTLLKTVMGLLQPRTGTITLAGQPITHLPPDRRARLGIGYVPQEREIIPHLSVAENLLLGLEARAEGKRSRRQLPEEVFELFPDLQTMLSRPGGNLSGGQQQQLAIARALVGRPRLLVLDEPTEGIQPSIIQQIEAAVRRIIEASGISVLLVEQHLHFVRQAERYYAMQKGGIVAAGPTQELSDDVVKQFLAV from the coding sequence ATGCTGCAGCTCAGCAACCTCAATGCTTACTACGGCCAGAGCCACATCCTGCGCGATATCGACCTCAGCGTCGCCGGCGGCCAAATGGTGTGCCTGATCGGGCGCAACGGCGTCGGCAAAACCACGCTGCTCAAAACCGTCATGGGGCTGCTGCAGCCGCGCACGGGAACGATCACGCTGGCCGGGCAGCCCATTACCCACCTCCCACCTGATCGGCGCGCCCGCTTGGGCATTGGCTACGTCCCCCAGGAGCGCGAGATTATTCCCCACTTGAGCGTTGCCGAAAACTTGCTGCTGGGCCTGGAGGCGCGCGCCGAGGGCAAGCGTTCCCGGCGGCAGCTCCCCGAGGAGGTCTTCGAGCTGTTTCCGGACCTCCAAACCATGCTGTCGCGGCCGGGTGGCAACCTCAGCGGCGGACAGCAGCAACAGCTGGCGATCGCGCGGGCGTTGGTGGGCCGCCCGCGGCTGCTGGTGTTGGACGAGCCCACCGAGGGCATCCAGCCTTCCATCATCCAGCAAATCGAGGCGGCCGTCCGGCGCATTATCGAGGCCAGCGGCATCTCAGTGCTGTTGGTCGAGCAGCACCTGCACTTTGTGCGCCAGGCCGAGCGCTACTACGCCATGCAGAAAGGCGGCATCGTCGCAGCCGGTCCCACGCAGGAGCTCAGCGACGACGTCGTCAAGCAGTTTTTGGCAGTCTAG